The Longimicrobiaceae bacterium region CCGGGGGGGGGCGGGCGCCGCGGCGGCCGGGGGGCGCGCGCTGGAGGAGGCCCGCACCCCGCTGGACCTCACCCGCGGGGTACTGCGCGCCGTGCTGTACCGCCTGGGCGAGGCGGAGCACCTGCTGCTGGTCATCCTGCACCACGTGGCCACCGACGGCTGGTCCTGGGGGATCGTGTGGAGGGAGCTGTCCACCCTCTACGCGGCGTTCTCCCGCGGCGAGGCCTCGCCCCTTCCCGAGCCGGCCTTCCAGTACGCGGACTTCGCCGTCTGGCAGCGCACCTGGCTCACGGACGAGGTGGTCCGGGAGGAGGTCGACTACTGGCGGGCGCGGCTCCAGGGCGCCCCCGCGGCGACGGAGCTCCCGACCGACCGTCCCCGTCCGCCCCTGCCGGGCTACCGGGGCGGCCTGTACCTCTTCGACCTCCCCGAGCCGCTGGCGTCCCGCCTGGAGACGCTCGGCGCGCGCCGCGGCGCCTCCCTCTACGTGGTCCTGCTCGCCGTGTTCAAGGCGCTCCTGCTGCGCTACACGGGGCAGGAAGACCTGGTGGTGGGCGCGATGGCCTCCCACCGCACCGGCACGGCGATGGAGGGGCTGGTCGGCTATCTCCTCAACACCGTCGCCCTCCGCACCTCGCTGGCAGGCGACCCGTCCTTCGGCGACGCCGTGGACCGCGTGCGCGAAACGGTGCTGGAGACCGGCGAGCACCAGCACCTCCCGTTCGAGCGGGTCCTGGAGGCGCTGGAGACCGGACGGGACCCCAGCCGCCACCCGCTGTTCCAGACCCTGTTCGTGTACCAGCGGCCCTTCGACCCCGGGACCCGCCCGGCGCACACCCCGGACATCACCCTGGAGCTGTTCGAGCTGGACAACCGGACCTCCAAGTTCGACCTCGTGCTCTACGTGGACGAGAGCGAGGGGAAGTTCTCCGGGATGGTCGAGTACAGCACGGAGCTGTTCGACGCGGCCACCGCTGCGCGGCTGGCCGGGCACTACCGGACCCTCCTGGAGGCGGCGGCGGGCGGAGAGGCCGTCCGGCTGAGCGAGCTCCCGCTGCTGGGCGGCGCCGAGCGGGAGCTCCTGCTGGGCGCGTGGAGCCGGGGTGGGACGGCGGAGGGCGCGGGGCTCCACGAAGCCTTCCAGGCGGCGGCGGCCCGGACGCCTGAGGCCGTGGCCCTGGTGGCCGGGGAGCGGGTGCTGGCCTACCGGGAGCTGAACGGGCGCGCCAACCGCCTGGCGCGCCACCTCCGCCTCCGGGGCGTGGGCCCCGAGGTGCGGGTCGCGGTCTGCACCGAGCGCTCCGCGGAGATGGTGGTGGCCGTCCTCGCCGTGCTCAAGGCCGGAGGGGCGTACGTCCCGCTGGACCCCGCGCACCCCCCGGCGCGGACCGCCCACGTGATGCGGGACGCGGGCGTCGCGGGGGTGCTCACCGAGACGGCGCTCGCCGCGGGGCTCCCGGAGAACGGCGCCTGGCGCGTCCTCCTCGACGCCGGGTGGGAGGCGGCGGCCGGAGAGCGCGACGACGACCTCCACGTCGCGGTGGATCCGGAGTGCCTGGCGTACGTCGTCTACACCTCCGGGACCACGGGAAGCCCCAAGGGAGTCCAGGTCTCCCGTCTCGCGGCGGCGCGGTTCCTCGCGTCCATGCGGGAGCGCCCGGGGATCACCGCGGACGACGTGCTCGTGGCGGTGGCTCCGCTGACCTTCGATCCCTCCGTCCTGGACCTCTTCCTCCCGCTCGGCGCGGGTGCCCGCGTCGTGCTCACCGCCCGGGGCGACGCCGCCGACGGGTTCCGCCTGGCCGAGACGCTCCGCGGCGCGGGGGCGACGCTGGTGCAGGCCACCCCGTCCACCCTGCGCGTCCTGCTGGAGTCCGGCGCGCCGCTCCCGGCGGGGCTGCGCGTGCTCTGCGGCGGCGAGGCCATGCCGCGCGACCTCGCGGCGTCGCTCCGCCCCCGCGTGGCCGCCCTCTGGAACGTGTACGGACCGACGGAGACCACCGTCTGGTGCACCGCGCACCCCGTGAGCGGGGAGGACGACGAGGCGTCCGTTCCCGTGGGGCGCCCGGTCGCCAACGCGCGGACGTACGTGCTGGACCCGGCGCTGCAGCCGGCGCCCGTGGGCGTCGTCGGCGAGCTGTACGTGGGGG contains the following coding sequences:
- a CDS encoding amino acid adenylation domain-containing protein; amino-acid sequence: RGGAGAAAAGGRALEEARTPLDLTRGVLRAVLYRLGEAEHLLLVILHHVATDGWSWGIVWRELSTLYAAFSRGEASPLPEPAFQYADFAVWQRTWLTDEVVREEVDYWRARLQGAPAATELPTDRPRPPLPGYRGGLYLFDLPEPLASRLETLGARRGASLYVVLLAVFKALLLRYTGQEDLVVGAMASHRTGTAMEGLVGYLLNTVALRTSLAGDPSFGDAVDRVRETVLETGEHQHLPFERVLEALETGRDPSRHPLFQTLFVYQRPFDPGTRPAHTPDITLELFELDNRTSKFDLVLYVDESEGKFSGMVEYSTELFDAATAARLAGHYRTLLEAAAGGEAVRLSELPLLGGAERELLLGAWSRGGTAEGAGLHEAFQAAAARTPEAVALVAGERVLAYRELNGRANRLARHLRLRGVGPEVRVAVCTERSAEMVVAVLAVLKAGGAYVPLDPAHPPARTAHVMRDAGVAGVLTETALAAGLPENGAWRVLLDAGWEAAAGERDDDLHVAVDPECLAYVVYTSGTTGSPKGVQVSRLAAARFLASMRERPGITADDVLVAVAPLTFDPSVLDLFLPLGAGARVVLTARGDAADGFRLAETLRGAGATLVQATPSTLRVLLESGAPLPAGLRVLCGGEAMPRDLAASLRPRVAALWNVYGPTETTVWCTAHPVSGEDDEASVPVGRPVANARTYVLDPALQPAPVGVVGELYVGGAGVSRGYLGKPGLTAEKFVPDPFGGEPGARLYRTGDRARWGADGALRYVGRTDFQVKVRGYRIEPGEVESLLARHGGVRACVVVAREDVPGRARLVAYVVGEGAAAPEPASLRAHLAEALPEYMVPGAFVSMPSLPLTPNSKVDRAALPAPDPDVPDVHEAPRTAVEATLARIWAEVLQADRVGIRDSFFELGGDSILAVQIVSRARAEALLIRPRDLFEHPTVAALAGVAAAADPARPGPTAWQSTAPPTPESNVATTEAVKKNPIEDVYPLSPMQEGMLFHSLYEGPGTYVGQFGFTLEGELDGEAFARAWQAVVDRHPALRAAFSWEKVEKPLQVVRRRVTLPVHREDWRALPASEQEARFASYLAADRARGFDPAKPPLMRLALLRTGERQHRLVWTHHHLLLDGWSVGLVYRDVLALYAAQLQGRTAELARPRPYR